The Scleropages formosus chromosome 9, fSclFor1.1, whole genome shotgun sequence DNA segment AGCATTTAATGTCTCACGACTCATTGCTCACCGACGGATTCAACCGAAAGAAGCGCAACCTCCGAATCGTCCAAAAACGGGTCTCTCGGCCACCGGCAAACAGACGGAGACCAACGACAGTCGGCCTTCAGCGCCTCTGCTCAGACATcgccacatttttttcagatgataTAAACTATGGAGAGAACATGAATCTCGTGCTTCATATGTAGGTGACTGCTGTTCTTTCCACTTTTGACAACAGAGCATTACTAGTCtcataaatgaaaagcaaatccATTTCCACAGATTTACTggatttatcattttattagGATGTcaagcaaaagcaaaaacagaaccACGTTACACCATCACAAGAACCGACATACAGTAACATCTAACtgctctttacatttacatgtattcattcagctcacgcttttctcaaaagcaacttacaatgtcaaggtcacagttattacatgcttCCAATCAGttccccttttatacagctgggtagttttactgaagcaatttagggtaagtaccttgctcaagggtactacagccagaggtggggatcaaacctgcaaccttggggtccaaaggcaggagcaccaaccactatgctacccgaTACCCCATACTCTTCGAAATAAGCATACAGCTTTCCAGGATTTACAAGCGAGCTGCACTGCTTTGGGAATTAAACAGCATATTTATAGACGTACAGTCGGATAGGTACAGGAAAATTGCCGTGCTGCACAGTAATACGACGGCTGAGGGCGGGGAGACATTAATTTAAGAGCTCTGAATACATACTGCTTAAATGAGAATGCGGtccttttcaaagcactttggAATTTGAGTCAAATATCTGCGTCCTGGACATCATCTCCCATTTTGAAGTGTTTACACGCTATAGTTACTTCGTTATCTGTTGTGGTCGTACTAAGATGCCCCGGGGACTTGGCTGGTTACTAAATTACAGGGAGGGACGTCACTGTGGCAGCCTAACTAGCACTGACGGAATACCGGtcccaaaaacagaaaatgatccTGGAACTGCACTATATAAACTGGATGTTTATATAAAGGCAGTCATACAGTTTCCTTCCAAAGGGAAAACAACACCCTCACTttgcaaaataacaataattcatATCCGAAATTACATACGTATCATTTCACATGAGGTTTAAATTTAACGTCCGAACGCGCGCGAACGGTCCTGTCTCTTAACGTCCGAGTTTTATCCTAAAGGGGAGCAGTGAAGCCCGGCGCTGAAATTTCTGCGCGTCGCTGCATTCGGCGAACATTCCACTCATTTCTCGAGTTCGGGGCTCATTTACGACAACGATACGGCACTCCTTCGCCACAGTCGGCGCAGGGAGGACGAAAGTACTTCGCGGTAATGAAGACCAGGTTCTACAGATACTGTTGGTTCTGAGCAGCCAGTCTGCGATCGCACGGCACACAGTATTTGACAGTAATTATTCCATTCTTATGAGCCATAATACACTCGGACCACATCTCAGCTCCAAGGGACAAGGCAAAAGCAACGGTCTACACGCTCGCTCCTCGTCTTGCTGACGATAACGAGCTTCTCCGCTGCGACCCGAACCTTCGACTTTGAGCATCTCATAGCGAAGTGGCACCTGTGGGAGCACCTGTGGTACAAAATCCCCCCCGATGCGCCACAGTGACTATATTCTTCAATGGCGCTTGAGGAGCAGATTCAAagagcaatgaaaaaattaacgCTAATTATATGAACAGTAGAGCAGTTGCCGGTTTACACGTCGCTACTGAGTGTAAACGTTTTAAGTCTGTGCTCTATCGATTTCGGCGATGGTTTTGTCAGACGTTCTGTGGTCTTCGCCAGGCGGTGGCCCTACGGCCGAGCGAAAGCGATCGAGGATCCGTCACTCACCAGAGGCCATCGGTGTGTCTAAACTTTGCGCGGCGTGCAGCGGCACGGGGTCATTCGAAATCCCGCAAGCGGGCAGCTTTCGCTCGCTGCCACCCTGGGGGGAGCGCCCCGCGTCCTCCTCGCACTCCAGGGACAGCAGGGGCCCCGTGGTGGAGTCCtcgctgcagcagcagggctcGTTCTGTCTGTCGTCCCCGTCCGTTCGGGTGCCGGGCCGTTCTCCGCCACGACCCGTCACTTGAACCCCGGGGTCCCGGCCGGGGTCGCACGACCCTTGCGGTTCCGCCCGGCAGTCCTCGCAGGGGGGCCGCTTCTGCACGGTCTCCGCTCCGCAGGAACAGACCCCGGGGGCCACCGCCTGGCTGCAGTCTTCGTTCTCGCCCACCTCCAAGGGGCCCCTCACGGGGAACGCGCAGCTGCAGGGTGCGGATCCGGAGTACGACGGAGGCTCGCTCTTGGCCTCTGCGGGCGCCAACCTGCAGCTTTCTCCAGCCACGGCGAGCTTGGCGGCCGGGGCACGGTCACCGGGGCCGACGTCCGAGGCGTCGTGGAGGTTCCCCTCGTGTAAAAGGCTGCGGTTCAGAGGCCCGCTGGGGCTGCTGTAAGGCGCCATCTCCTTCATCACACAAGACGCAAAATTAAAGAGGTTGCTCGCATCCACAAATCGCACACGCTTCCTGGACAAAGACGACTAAATTTGCGTTTGCACCCCGGTGGTCTCAATTTAACGGTAATTGTGTTACTACGCAAAGATGCCCACGACAATTTCATGCGCCGCTTTGCCCTGTTCTTCAGAAAATTTCGGAACATGCGATCTTACATAGCTGGGCTCCCTGCTGGAGGACAGCAAAGATGAATCGAACAGCAGTACCCGACTAGTCCTTACCTGCTGCACCCTGCTTTGCTTGAGGTTCTGCACACAGGTCCGTAAGTTTCCTGCAAAGAACCGCAAACAGACTTACGGTCTAGCTCCCTGGGAGGTACGTGTACATCTGCTGTAAGATGCGTGACTACTCATATTGCTACTGTGGtcgcagtcaaaagtttgagtacgcctGGTTTGTTCACATTAGGCGTCGGCAAGTCCGCCGGGCAAACGAGCCGACGtgtcttctgcagcaattcccagagtCGCAGGACACCTGCGGGCCGTTTCGCTCTCACTCTTCCGTCCAGCTCGTCTCATACAGGTACTGCCCAGGTTGCCAGATGTACTCACActtcactggtactgtatatCCCCAGAATTCACCATTACAATTAATACGGTTCTACTGTAAAACCAACAATGTGGATGAGTCCATTTACCTGAGAGAGGCTTTAACTTCTCCTTGCAGCAAAGCAAGAACAGGACGACCAGCGACACTAAAACTAACAGCGACAGCACAGCGACGACAACCCACAAACTGGAGGCACCTGCAGAAATCGAGAAATTAAGAAAGATGTTAACTGTAACACAGCATCTGCTCAAGTGACCATTAAAGGACCAATTTACATACTACATACAACCGACACGCTACATACATCACGTTCTCAATGTCCTCTAATGAAAGAATTCCTCCATAGCAAatcatatttgctttttaacattttgatttaGTACTCCATTATTTGCTCATTATTTCACTTTCACACTTACTTAACCGATGTTACTTTTGCATACTAAGCTACTGAAGATAATTTACCCATTGAGCAGGATGGTGAATTGGATAAATTTGGCaatggataatttttttttttttttttttttttttaactgtattagttcagggtaagtacgttgctcaaaggtcctacagcaggaggtgggtgtgCAGAACACAGAGACATGCACAACTGTGATTATGAAAATAACTCACATACCAGTAATGATGGCCCCACACTGAGAGTCACTTTTATCGCTGCCgggctgtttttcagtttttccgaGGACTTTGCAGCTGTCGAGGGGAGGGAGgtgcacattttattatttctcaaCGAGCTGGCCTTTTCTATTTTCATCAGCTCCGACTCTCCCGGGCGTCCGTCTGCCCGCTGCAAACGCTACGGCCGATAGGGAACGGTCTTTTCCAGGGGAAGTGGCCCGAGGATTAGTCACAGCACCGCAGTGCGGCGAGTCTGCGGAGGAGCCCGTCGAAGAGCCATGCGTGTGACCTGGAAATAGCACGGGACCGGCGTGTCGCGAGGCTAAGCGCCGAGTGCATCGCAGGCACTTGTTATTCATAAAAAAGCCACTTTGCGAGCAGCGTGTACAATAAACCCACGAGCTGCTCTCTCATGAGCTGCCAAACTCAATTTCAGTTTCCATATTCTCGGCAGAATACAGAAGCAGCACGGCGAATTATGTCGCTCAAAATGGCAACTTGTTCGCAGAAGGTTATGAGAAAGCAACctataaagtttaaaaaagcaatttacTGGACTTCCTAATGGGCTCTAGAACGCAAGCGGAACATGATGACCTCTGTGTATCAACTACACAATGCGCTCTGGTGCTTTAACACTCACGCATTCGCTTTATTGTGAACGGGTGTTTTTGGTGATGCCAAACGGCATGCGTTTCTGCTGCACAGACCCTGCACGTTATTTTGCGTAATAATGTCGGCTCGTTGCGTGAATATGCCATCATTGTGTTTTCGTCTGCCGTATTTTGTGAACGTAAGGCAACGAACATGGACACGTACCTCTAACCTGAAAGCTGTTGATTAAACTTTCGTACGGGATATTTTACTGGGGAAAATCCAGTTACGGCACCCTCAAGAGCACTATGGTATAGCCCTCTTATGGGACCTCCAGCAACCACCAGCTTCAAGTGCATATCCATAATCATTTTCTTACTGCCTGCTCTAAgctacatgcacacactgtctgaactgcttgtcccatacaaggtcgcagggagccagagcctatcccagcaacacagggcataaggctggagggggaggggacacacctagcacagaatgccagtccattgcaaggcagcccaagtgggactcgaaccccagacccaccagagagcaggacctggtccaacccactgcgccaccacaccccctctaagCTACACAATGACAGATTAATAACCGTAAATCGTTGCACAGCCACAGTGTTTTCATGGCTGTGTTGAATAAccaatttaaatataataatgatgagTTTTTACCACAGCTCAACATTGACAAGTGATAAAtaggatgggtggatggatggattttcttTACAGTATGATTTCTAGATTCTCTTTTAAAAGCAGTCAGTCAAAACACTTCACAACCAGATGTAACAATTAGACTGAAAAAATCATGTTAGCTTATGTCAAATAGTTGCATGTattctaaaaatgtattatataacTATGTAGTTTATGTGGTAGCTAACATGCAATTTTGGTGCCTTGATGACGTTGCTTGGCCCTCTATACAGAAGAGAAAGTAtacttacatatttaaaaatgtgcccAATATATACACACCGTATACACTataacagaaaatgtttcattgcatGCATTTAAagatattacaaaaatatgCCAAGTTGATTACAGggatttaaataatataattaaaatatgccACATAGAACTTGAGGGGCACTTTCAAATATCTGCAAATAtactaaaaatgtattttaaaaatgtgtgcctTCTACATGAGTCATTTTGGGACATTTCAGGAAGAGTTACAGGTGAAGATGGT contains these protein-coding regions:
- the LOC108935562 gene encoding tumor necrosis factor receptor superfamily member 11A-like, translating into MRVLSSTLRIPRAWISHLVIAACAQVASPRPTCSSGLYANNRCCRRCDPGTYQFAQCTADEETKCRPCGQNEYLPYANNESKCLLQKICDPVKGFIQESRVNRTAAVPCRCKPGYQCSLINCEFCVKIEKCQPGFGFVTNEGKGTGTCLPCKNGYYSNISSTEPCKPWTDCKVLGKTEKQPGSDKSDSQCGAIITGASSLWVVVAVLSLLVLVSLVVLFLLCCKEKLKPLSGNLRTCVQNLKQSRVQQEMAPYSSPSGPLNRSLLHEGNLHDASDVGPGDRAPAAKLAVAGESCRLAPAEAKSEPPSYSGSAPCSCAFPVRGPLEVGENEDCSQAVAPGVCSCGAETVQKRPPCEDCRAEPQGSCDPGRDPGVQVTGRGGERPGTRTDGDDRQNEPCCCSEDSTTGPLLSLECEEDAGRSPQGGSERKLPACGISNDPVPLHAAQSLDTPMASGRVSGNNNTAFISSGQVMNFSGDVIVVYVSQGSQGAGETQEEAFGNPVQEESGDGAFRAQSKADAGAPLRDPALRYPPATQRSLPVQEESNEWPQHKLL